Proteins from one Deinococcus sp. AB2017081 genomic window:
- a CDS encoding DUF6636 domain-containing protein yields the protein MLGLLLSLSGAAAAQGMTPTGFQLPSGRLHCQAQAADPASGQAATVRCDVMGASFRAPPREDCPLDFGDALSLSATGRATWVCHGDTVADPRLPVLAYGQVWNWHGLRCSSAVTGVRCVNRDGHGFELARRQARVF from the coding sequence GTGCTGGGCCTCCTGCTGTCGCTCTCCGGTGCCGCTGCGGCCCAGGGCATGACCCCCACCGGGTTCCAGCTGCCCTCCGGGCGGCTGCACTGCCAGGCGCAGGCCGCCGACCCGGCCAGCGGGCAGGCGGCCACGGTCCGCTGCGACGTCATGGGGGCCAGCTTCCGCGCTCCACCCAGGGAAGACTGCCCGCTGGACTTCGGGGACGCCCTGTCCCTGTCGGCCACCGGGCGGGCCACCTGGGTCTGCCACGGGGACACCGTCGCTGATCCCCGGTTGCCCGTGCTGGCCTACGGTCAGGTCTGGAATTGGCACGGGCTGCGCTGCTCCTCGGCGGTGACGGGTGTCCGGTGCGTGAACCGGGACGGGCACGGGTTTGAACTCGCCCGCCGCCAGGCCCGCGTGTTCTGA
- a CDS encoding putative bifunctional diguanylate cyclase/phosphodiesterase, whose protein sequence is MRDDAGRGRVAVWVILVAGTLGHVISLAQGLQMPGYFQPVDWVLGTAILATMLALGIATGLGVGRRPVISLMLVANIAFLLARLGVALFVVGTTERILIDLATLMGWVLTMPMIEASMRTSALAHRMSTALPFALLALTGAYALTPASALVRPEVWFGLGQLALSSLGVVLGARMVNTLRATLHRTREDNAALTRRAFVDPLTGLHNRAFLDEDLLERVAGGEPFAVLFLDLDGFKAINDTLGHATGDETLRLVAQRLWALSPPRGGVARVSGDEFVMVVPGDDLREVAGVAQRVVEAMVATFSVAGQDLRLSVSVGVARCPQDATDARDLLLRADRAMYAVKRSGKNGVRLYSGHLMDQDERRQLLERELRHAQERGQLYVEFQPICTVSTGRPVCLEALVRWRHPDFGVVGPDVFISIAEDAGLITSLGEWVLCEALAAAARWQSAGFAAVRVAVNVSPLQLMQPQFAQMVERELARAGLPASALELEVTEGIDLRGRLHVERSVETVRALGVRLSLDDFGTGFASLSRLNELPVGVVKIDRVFVADLTGVVDRPRRRYVRTLISAMVTVTATLGLELVAEGVETAEQYDELVALGCTHVQGYLFSRPVPEAEVIPLLGRNVQNGVL, encoded by the coding sequence ATGCGGGACGATGCGGGTCGTGGCCGGGTCGCGGTCTGGGTGATCCTCGTGGCGGGCACGCTGGGCCACGTGATCTCGCTGGCCCAGGGGCTGCAGATGCCCGGGTATTTCCAGCCCGTCGACTGGGTGCTGGGCACCGCGATCCTGGCCACCATGCTGGCGCTGGGGATCGCCACCGGGCTGGGGGTGGGCCGCCGGCCGGTGATCTCGCTCATGCTCGTGGCGAACATCGCGTTCCTGCTGGCCCGGCTGGGCGTGGCGCTGTTCGTGGTGGGTACCACCGAGCGCATCCTGATCGACCTCGCGACCCTGATGGGCTGGGTGCTGACCATGCCGATGATCGAGGCGAGCATGCGGACCTCGGCGCTGGCCCACCGCATGAGTACAGCCCTGCCGTTCGCCCTGCTGGCCCTGACCGGCGCATACGCGCTGACGCCAGCCAGTGCCCTGGTGCGGCCAGAGGTGTGGTTCGGACTGGGCCAGCTGGCCCTGAGCAGCCTGGGCGTGGTGCTCGGCGCCCGGATGGTGAACACGCTGCGCGCCACGCTGCACCGCACCCGGGAAGACAACGCGGCCCTGACGCGCCGGGCGTTCGTCGATCCCCTGACCGGCCTGCACAACCGCGCGTTTCTGGACGAGGATCTGCTGGAGCGCGTGGCCGGTGGGGAGCCCTTCGCCGTGCTCTTCCTGGATCTGGACGGCTTCAAGGCGATCAACGACACGCTGGGGCACGCGACCGGGGACGAGACGCTGCGGCTGGTGGCGCAGCGGTTGTGGGCGCTGTCGCCTCCACGCGGCGGTGTGGCACGCGTCAGTGGCGATGAATTCGTGATGGTCGTGCCGGGCGACGACCTGCGGGAGGTCGCAGGGGTTGCCCAGCGGGTCGTGGAGGCCATGGTGGCGACCTTCAGTGTGGCCGGACAGGACCTGCGCCTGAGTGTCAGCGTGGGGGTCGCCCGATGTCCGCAGGACGCCACGGATGCCCGCGACCTGCTGCTGAGGGCCGACCGCGCCATGTATGCCGTCAAGCGCAGTGGGAAGAACGGCGTCCGGCTCTACAGCGGCCACCTGATGGATCAGGACGAGCGCCGGCAACTGCTGGAACGCGAACTCCGGCACGCCCAGGAACGCGGGCAGCTGTACGTGGAGTTCCAGCCGATCTGCACGGTATCCACCGGCCGTCCGGTGTGTCTGGAGGCGCTGGTGCGCTGGCGGCACCCCGACTTCGGGGTGGTCGGGCCGGACGTGTTCATTTCGATTGCGGAGGACGCCGGTCTGATCACGTCGCTGGGCGAGTGGGTGCTCTGCGAGGCGCTGGCAGCGGCGGCCCGCTGGCAGTCGGCGGGATTCGCGGCCGTGCGGGTGGCGGTGAACGTCTCGCCGCTCCAGCTCATGCAGCCCCAGTTCGCGCAGATGGTGGAGCGGGAACTGGCCCGCGCCGGCCTGCCGGCTTCGGCGCTGGAACTGGAGGTCACCGAGGGCATCGACCTGCGGGGCCGCCTGCATGTCGAACGCAGCGTGGAGACCGTCCGGGCGCTGGGCGTGCGGCTGTCACTGGACGACTTCGGGACGGGATTCGCGTCCCTGTCACGGCTCAACGAGCTGCCGGTCGGTGTCGTCAAGATCGACCGGGTGTTCGTCGCCGATCTCACGGGCGTCGTGGATCGGCCGCGGCGGCGCTATGTGCGCACCCTGATCTCGGCCATGGTGACCGTCACTGCGACCCTGGGCCTGGAACTCGTGGCCGAGGGTGTGGAGACCGCCGAGCAATATGATGAGCTGGTGGCGCTCGGCTGCACCCATGTCCAGGGCTACCTGTTCTCGCGCCCGGTGCCCGAGGCCGAGGTGATTCCGCTGCTCGGCCGCAATGTTCAGAATGGAGTGTTATGA
- a CDS encoding DUF5691 domain-containing protein, with amino-acid sequence MSDHDQLLALALVGTARGQLPAPGPGALGEAAARITRPDAEGTLLARAALYAIAHAAGRTPDPADVAPPAPAPPETLPEAPERAARHLPLVLGTPLLPEWLALCAQAGWRAPPARLPELLDAARHDGSLRSLLIPVLGERGAWLAGFNPEWRFTPGGGEDAWDDATEAGREALWRGVRARDPQAARELLAAHLPTERAGSRKRLLGALLDTLTPDDHALEPLLDTLTTDRSEDVRTLARAALHRLERSAQNARNAARFAALVQLGKPGLLGRLKGETPTTLTRPTGPDEHAVRDGLPDPTGKDAMSAIALLGHLLVHTYPDALLRALDIPPAALATIAREHDYLQALAANAAATRHAALATALLPHQPDDPTLLHLGPPETLAAAQRHALRPGDPERLLALLGPQPGPWPPELGEALLDALQGSVQSAHYDYGWGYRWVRLRDLAATRLHPHTPPPAPLPPDATDYAHRTLTELLGTLELRKQMWTDFGKERG; translated from the coding sequence ATGAGCGACCACGACCAGCTCCTCGCCCTGGCCCTGGTCGGCACGGCGCGCGGCCAGCTGCCCGCCCCCGGCCCCGGCGCGCTCGGTGAGGCCGCCGCCCGCATCACCCGCCCCGACGCCGAGGGCACCCTGCTCGCCCGCGCGGCCCTGTACGCCATAGCGCACGCCGCCGGCCGCACGCCCGATCCCGCCGACGTCGCGCCCCCCGCGCCCGCACCCCCCGAGACCCTCCCGGAAGCGCCGGAGCGCGCCGCGCGGCACCTGCCGCTCGTATTGGGCACGCCGCTGCTGCCCGAGTGGCTGGCGCTGTGCGCGCAGGCCGGGTGGCGCGCGCCCCCCGCCCGCCTGCCGGAACTCCTCGACGCGGCCCGCCACGACGGCTCCCTGCGTTCCCTCCTGATCCCCGTGCTGGGCGAACGCGGCGCGTGGCTCGCGGGGTTCAACCCCGAGTGGCGCTTCACGCCGGGTGGCGGCGAGGATGCCTGGGACGACGCCACCGAGGCCGGCCGCGAGGCCCTGTGGCGCGGGGTGCGCGCCCGCGACCCGCAGGCCGCCCGTGAGCTGCTGGCGGCGCACCTGCCCACCGAACGCGCCGGCAGCCGCAAGCGCCTCCTGGGGGCCCTGCTGGACACCCTCACACCGGACGACCACGCGCTCGAACCGCTGCTGGACACCCTCACCACCGACCGCAGCGAGGACGTCCGCACCCTGGCCCGCGCCGCCCTGCACCGTCTGGAACGCAGCGCGCAGAACGCCCGGAACGCCGCCCGCTTCGCCGCCCTCGTGCAGCTCGGCAAGCCGGGACTGCTGGGGCGGCTCAAGGGGGAGACCCCCACGACCCTGACCCGGCCCACCGGCCCCGACGAGCACGCCGTCCGCGACGGGCTGCCCGACCCCACCGGCAAGGACGCCATGAGCGCCATAGCGCTCCTCGGTCACCTTCTGGTGCATACATACCCGGACGCCCTGCTCCGCGCTCTGGACATCCCGCCCGCCGCGCTGGCGACTATTGCCCGGGAGCACGATTACCTGCAAGCGCTGGCCGCGAACGCCGCTGCCACCCGGCACGCCGCGCTGGCCACCGCCCTCCTCCCGCACCAGCCCGACGACCCCACCCTGCTGCACCTCGGCCCGCCCGAGACCCTGGCCGCCGCCCAGCGGCACGCCCTGCGCCCCGGCGACCCAGAGCGCCTGCTCGCCCTGCTGGGCCCGCAGCCCGGCCCATGGCCCCCGGAACTGGGGGAAGCCCTGCTGGACGCACTGCAAGGCAGCGTCCAGAGCGCGCACTACGACTACGGCTGGGGCTATCGCTGGGTGCGGCTCCGCGACCTCGCCGCCACGCGCCTGCACCCCCACACGCCGCCCCCCGCACCCCTGCCGCCCGACGCCACCGACTACGCGCACCGCACTCTGACCGAATTGCTGGGCACCCTGGAACTGAGAAAGCAGATGTGGACGGACTTCGGGAAGGAGAGAGGATGA
- a CDS encoding SWIM zinc finger family protein has translation MTVTPAPLTPDAILALAPDSGSAANARKLATPGKWRNLNAPAGSVWGECQGSGKDPYLTGVDLSGPVGKCSCPSRKFPCKHALALLLLRATHPDDFGAAPPPESLQTWLDGRAARAEGERQKAEGEKTPAGGKAGPDPAAQAKRRAAREKKVTGGLDSLQTFLHDLVRDGLAQAPARPYTDWDTQAARLVDAQAPGAARLVRQIPEHLGDPAALLAHLARLHLLTEAWPRRDSLSEPEHADLRAAVGFPLDSAGVLEGGGVIAAWNVMGQGLTVEDTISTRRTWLVSGDDTALLLDFSAGGRPFPPALPPGHTVRAEVCFAPGAVPQRALLRGEALATPPAPRPPSVTLDALLDRHGAALAANPWLERTAHLTGPLHVIPGDPWHAQDSTGRLPITGSDRSLYTLLALGGGQPLPVYAEWDGAALTPLSVLHGGALLPLRQEGSE, from the coding sequence ATGACCGTGACCCCCGCCCCCCTGACCCCAGATGCCATCCTCGCCCTCGCCCCGGACAGCGGGAGCGCCGCCAATGCCCGCAAGCTCGCCACGCCGGGCAAATGGCGGAACCTCAACGCTCCTGCAGGCAGCGTGTGGGGCGAGTGCCAGGGTAGTGGCAAGGATCCCTACCTGACCGGCGTGGATCTGAGTGGCCCGGTCGGGAAGTGTTCCTGCCCCAGCCGCAAGTTCCCGTGCAAGCATGCGCTGGCGCTGCTGCTGCTGCGCGCCACGCACCCCGACGACTTCGGTGCGGCCCCGCCGCCCGAGAGCCTCCAGACGTGGCTGGACGGCCGGGCGGCGCGGGCTGAAGGTGAACGGCAGAAGGCGGAAGGCGAGAAGACGCCGGCCGGGGGGAAGGCCGGCCCCGACCCCGCCGCCCAGGCGAAGCGGCGCGCGGCGCGCGAGAAGAAGGTCACTGGGGGGCTGGACTCCCTTCAGACCTTCCTGCACGACCTCGTGCGCGACGGCCTCGCCCAGGCCCCGGCACGGCCGTACACGGACTGGGACACGCAGGCGGCCCGGCTGGTCGACGCCCAGGCTCCCGGCGCGGCGCGGCTCGTGCGGCAGATTCCAGAGCACCTGGGCGACCCCGCCGCCCTGCTCGCGCACCTCGCGCGGCTGCACCTGCTCACCGAGGCGTGGCCGCGTCGGGACAGCCTGAGCGAACCCGAGCACGCCGACCTGCGCGCCGCGGTGGGCTTCCCGCTCGACAGCGCCGGCGTGCTGGAGGGCGGCGGGGTGATCGCCGCGTGGAACGTCATGGGCCAGGGCCTGACCGTCGAGGACACCATCAGCACCCGGCGCACGTGGCTCGTCAGCGGCGACGACACCGCCCTGCTCCTCGACTTCTCCGCGGGCGGCCGCCCCTTCCCGCCCGCCCTGCCCCCCGGCCACACAGTGCGGGCCGAGGTGTGCTTCGCGCCGGGCGCTGTGCCCCAGCGCGCCCTGCTGCGCGGCGAGGCGCTGGCGACCCCGCCCGCCCCGCGCCCACCGAGCGTCACCCTCGACGCCCTGCTCGACCGGCACGGTGCAGCCCTCGCCGCGAACCCGTGGCTGGAACGCACCGCGCACCTGACCGGCCCCCTGCACGTCATTCCCGGCGACCCCTGGCACGCGCAGGACAGCACCGGCCGCCTTCCCATCACGGGCAGTGACCGCAGCCTGTACACCCTGCTCGCCCTGGGCGGCGGACAGCCCCTGCCGGTGTACGCCGAGTGGGACGGCGCGGCCCTCACGCCCCTGAGCGTCCTGCACGGTGGGGCGCTCCTCCCCCTGCGTCAGGAGGGCTCCGAATGA
- a CDS encoding ATP-binding protein, translated as MTTPAPEVLRQHAEQAYAHELSALAAHDDRPRPPRWNLSPHAVLTYLMGGKLKDGTEITPKYVGERRLMEIAVATLATDRALLLIGVPGTAKSWVSEHLSAAISGTSTLLVQGTAGTSEESVRYGWNYARLLAEGPSEAALVESPIVRAMRTGKIARLEELTRVQSDVQDTLITILSEKTLPIPELNAEVQAVQGFNLIATANNRDKGVNDLSSALKRRFNTVVLPVPDSLDDEVRIVTSRVAQLATNLHIPAPPPALEEVRRIVTVFRELRAGATEDGKTKLKSPSGSLSTAEAISVVNHGLSLAAHFGNGHLTAHDVAASLVGAVVKDPVQDAVIWREYLETVAKKRDDWKDFYKACRAVS; from the coding sequence ATGACCACCCCCGCCCCTGAGGTCCTCCGCCAGCACGCCGAGCAGGCCTACGCGCACGAGCTGTCGGCCCTGGCCGCGCACGACGACCGGCCCCGGCCGCCCCGCTGGAACCTGTCGCCGCACGCGGTGCTGACCTATCTGATGGGCGGGAAACTGAAGGATGGAACCGAGATCACGCCCAAGTACGTGGGCGAGCGCCGCCTGATGGAAATCGCCGTGGCGACCCTGGCGACCGACCGCGCCCTGCTGCTGATCGGCGTGCCGGGCACCGCGAAGAGCTGGGTCAGCGAGCACCTGTCGGCCGCGATCAGCGGCACCAGCACCCTGCTCGTGCAGGGCACCGCCGGCACCAGCGAGGAGAGCGTCCGCTACGGCTGGAACTATGCCCGGCTGCTGGCCGAAGGCCCCAGCGAGGCCGCCCTGGTCGAGAGTCCCATCGTGCGCGCCATGCGCACCGGCAAGATCGCCCGGCTGGAGGAACTGACGCGCGTGCAGAGCGACGTGCAGGACACCCTCATCACCATCCTGTCCGAGAAGACGCTGCCCATCCCGGAACTGAACGCCGAGGTGCAGGCCGTGCAGGGCTTCAACCTGATCGCCACGGCGAACAACCGCGACAAGGGCGTGAACGACCTGTCGAGTGCCCTCAAGCGCCGCTTCAACACCGTCGTCCTGCCCGTGCCCGACAGCCTGGACGACGAGGTCAGGATCGTCACCAGCCGGGTCGCGCAGCTTGCCACGAACCTGCACATCCCCGCCCCGCCCCCCGCGCTGGAGGAAGTCCGGCGGATCGTCACCGTGTTCCGCGAACTCCGCGCCGGAGCCACCGAGGACGGCAAGACGAAACTCAAGAGCCCCAGCGGCAGCCTCAGCACCGCCGAGGCGATCAGCGTCGTCAACCACGGCCTCAGCCTCGCCGCGCACTTCGGCAACGGGCACCTGACCGCCCACGACGTCGCCGCCAGCCTCGTCGGAGCCGTCGTGAAAGACCCCGTGCAGGACGCCGTCATCTGGCGCGAATACCTCGAAACCGTTGCCAAGAAACGCGACGACTGGAAGGATTTCTATAAAGCCTGCCGGGCGGTGAGTTGA
- a CDS encoding DUF5682 family protein produces MADLSIFPIRHHGPGSARSLEHALSQLNPDVVLVEGPSDADAVLPFLAQAEMTPPVALLGYVNDDPAKASFWPFAAFSPEFVAFRWAARAGVSARFMDLPASATLAGEREEDESDDLHSDPLRVLAEAAGYADFERWWETLVEARGDDFDVFEAVLEAMRAVRADAPPASGREAQREACMRQAIRAALKDGAQRVAVVCGAWHAPVLDVHAFKAKDDAALLKGLPKAKVTLTWVPWTHGRLSTGSGYGAGVRSPGYYHHLFTTRRDVTERWFARVARLLREQRLEASSASVIESTRLANTLAALRGRALPGLDELNEAALSVFGWDSDLPLRLIERQLIVGEALGEVPEGVPTVPLAQDLAKLQKSLRLKVQPEQTELTLDLRADNDLARSALFHRLNMLGVPWAQERYAGGRGTFKEAWALAWKPEFSVRLVEASRSGQTVMDAATAVAVESARGAGTLAELTTLLEAVRYADLTGALPVALAALDARAAGNADVSDLLEALPPLARLARYGDVRGRDGGSNALAGATFRTLLTRAGVGLPLAAVGLADDAAATLRGLVNAADSAVRLLDDGAVTAEWHVALARVADRDDTHPLLNGDAVRRLRDAAVLDGTEIERRLGLALGAGVPLEVTAWLDGFLGDSGALLVHDPALLGLLDGWLTTLDADVFQETLPLLRRVFSRFEKPERRQIGEALREGGAPGRRVQHVLDGERARRAVPVVLRLLGVSTA; encoded by the coding sequence ATGGCTGACCTCTCCATTTTCCCTATCCGTCATCATGGCCCTGGCAGTGCGCGGTCGCTGGAGCATGCGCTGTCGCAGCTCAATCCAGACGTGGTGCTGGTCGAGGGGCCGTCCGATGCGGATGCCGTGCTGCCGTTCCTGGCGCAGGCGGAGATGACACCGCCTGTGGCGTTGCTGGGCTACGTGAACGACGATCCTGCTAAAGCGTCGTTCTGGCCGTTTGCGGCTTTCAGTCCGGAGTTCGTGGCGTTCCGCTGGGCGGCGCGGGCGGGCGTGTCGGCGCGGTTCATGGATCTTCCGGCGTCGGCCACATTGGCAGGCGAGCGGGAGGAGGACGAGTCGGACGACCTGCACAGCGACCCCCTGCGGGTGCTGGCCGAGGCAGCGGGGTACGCCGATTTCGAGCGCTGGTGGGAAACGCTGGTCGAGGCGCGGGGCGACGACTTCGATGTCTTCGAGGCTGTGCTGGAGGCCATGCGGGCTGTGCGGGCGGACGCCCCGCCCGCGTCGGGCCGGGAGGCGCAGCGCGAGGCGTGCATGCGGCAGGCGATCCGCGCGGCGCTGAAGGATGGAGCGCAGCGCGTGGCGGTGGTCTGCGGGGCGTGGCACGCGCCCGTGCTGGACGTACACGCCTTCAAGGCGAAGGATGACGCGGCGCTGCTGAAGGGCCTGCCGAAGGCGAAGGTCACGCTGACCTGGGTGCCGTGGACGCACGGTCGCCTCAGCACGGGCAGTGGCTACGGGGCGGGCGTGCGGTCGCCGGGGTACTACCATCACCTGTTCACGACGCGGCGGGACGTGACGGAACGCTGGTTCGCGCGGGTGGCGCGGCTGCTGCGCGAGCAGCGGCTGGAGGCGAGCAGCGCGTCCGTGATCGAGTCGACGCGGCTGGCGAACACCCTGGCGGCCCTGCGCGGGCGGGCGCTGCCGGGCCTGGACGAGCTGAACGAGGCGGCCCTGAGCGTGTTCGGGTGGGACAGTGACCTGCCCCTGCGGCTGATCGAGCGGCAGCTGATCGTGGGCGAGGCGCTGGGCGAGGTGCCGGAGGGCGTGCCGACGGTGCCGCTGGCGCAGGATCTGGCGAAACTCCAGAAGAGCCTGCGGCTGAAGGTGCAGCCCGAGCAGACGGAGCTGACCCTCGACCTGCGCGCCGACAACGATCTGGCGCGCAGCGCGCTGTTCCACCGCCTGAACATGCTGGGCGTACCGTGGGCGCAGGAGCGGTACGCGGGCGGGCGCGGCACCTTCAAGGAGGCGTGGGCGCTGGCGTGGAAGCCGGAGTTCAGCGTGCGGCTGGTCGAGGCGAGCCGCAGCGGGCAGACGGTGATGGACGCGGCGACGGCGGTGGCGGTGGAGTCGGCGCGGGGGGCGGGCACGCTGGCGGAACTCACGACGCTGCTGGAGGCCGTGCGCTATGCCGACCTGACCGGCGCGCTGCCGGTGGCGCTGGCGGCGCTGGACGCGCGGGCGGCGGGCAACGCGGATGTGAGCGACCTGCTGGAGGCCCTGCCGCCGCTGGCGCGGCTGGCCCGCTACGGCGACGTGCGCGGCCGGGACGGCGGGTCGAACGCGCTGGCCGGGGCGACGTTCCGGACGCTGCTCACGCGGGCGGGCGTGGGCCTGCCGCTGGCGGCGGTGGGTCTCGCGGACGACGCGGCGGCCACCCTGCGCGGGCTCGTGAACGCGGCGGACAGCGCGGTGCGTTTGCTGGACGACGGAGCGGTGACGGCCGAGTGGCACGTGGCCCTGGCGCGCGTGGCCGACCGGGACGACACGCACCCGTTGCTGAACGGCGACGCGGTGCGCCGGTTGAGGGACGCGGCCGTGCTGGACGGCACGGAGATCGAGCGCCGCCTGGGCCTCGCGCTGGGTGCGGGCGTGCCGCTGGAGGTCACGGCGTGGCTGGACGGCTTCCTGGGCGACAGCGGCGCGCTGCTCGTCCACGACCCGGCGCTGCTGGGCCTGCTCGACGGCTGGCTGACCACGCTCGACGCGGACGTGTTCCAGGAGACGCTGCCGCTGCTGCGGCGGGTGTTTTCCCGCTTCGAGAAGCCGGAGCGGCGGCAGATCGGGGAGGCGCTGCGGGAGGGCGGTGCCCCTGGCCGGCGCGTGCAGCACGTCCTGGACGGGGAACGGGCGCGGCGGGCTGTGCCGGTGGTGCTGCGGCTGCTGGGTGTGTCGACCGCATGA
- a CDS encoding VWA domain-containing protein has protein sequence MTLADVERRRRWRLVLGGGDADGLAAAGDTTAELGVLDRRLDEALGGLYDADPGARRGGLGASAPKVARWLADLREFFPSDVVRVMQGDAIERLNLQQLLFEPEMLEGVEPDVNLVGTLLTLKGVMPEKAKDAARAVVRRVVDDLTRRLEEPTRAAVSGSLNRAQRNFRPRPAEIDWDRTIRANLKTYQPDRNTVIPERLIGMGRKRRSLRDIVLCLDQSGSMASSVVYAGVFGAVLASLPAVSTRVVVFDTGVVDLSEHLDDPVDVLYGIQLGGGTDINRALAYCQGVIQRPEQTVMVLISDLYEGGNEREMLARARTLKDSGVQVVALLALSDEGAPSYDHGVARAFAGMGIPAFACTPDHFPGLMAAAIRGDDVSTWAGEQGLVVRGGAAG, from the coding sequence GTGACGCTGGCCGATGTCGAACGGCGGCGGCGCTGGCGCCTCGTGCTGGGCGGCGGCGACGCTGACGGTCTGGCGGCGGCGGGCGACACGACGGCTGAACTGGGAGTGCTCGACCGTCGCCTGGACGAGGCCCTGGGCGGCCTGTACGATGCCGACCCCGGTGCCCGGCGGGGCGGGCTGGGCGCGAGTGCCCCGAAGGTCGCCCGCTGGCTCGCGGATCTGCGCGAGTTCTTCCCGTCAGATGTGGTGCGCGTCATGCAGGGCGACGCCATCGAGAGATTGAACCTCCAGCAGCTCCTGTTCGAACCGGAGATGCTGGAGGGTGTGGAGCCGGACGTGAACCTCGTGGGCACGCTGCTGACCCTGAAGGGCGTGATGCCCGAGAAGGCGAAGGACGCCGCCCGCGCCGTGGTGAGAAGGGTCGTGGACGACCTGACGCGCCGCCTGGAGGAACCCACCCGCGCCGCCGTGAGTGGCAGCCTGAACCGCGCCCAGCGCAACTTCCGCCCCCGCCCCGCCGAGATCGACTGGGATCGCACCATCCGCGCCAACCTGAAGACGTATCAGCCCGACCGGAACACCGTGATTCCCGAGCGCCTGATCGGCATGGGCCGCAAACGCCGCTCGCTGCGTGACATCGTCCTGTGTCTTGACCAGTCGGGCAGCATGGCGTCCAGCGTCGTGTACGCCGGTGTGTTCGGCGCGGTGCTGGCGTCCCTCCCCGCTGTCAGCACCCGCGTGGTCGTGTTCGACACCGGGGTCGTGGATCTCAGCGAACATCTGGACGACCCGGTGGACGTCCTGTACGGCATCCAGCTGGGCGGCGGCACCGACATCAACCGGGCGCTGGCCTACTGCCAGGGCGTGATCCAGCGACCCGAGCAGACCGTCATGGTCCTGATCTCCGACCTGTACGAGGGCGGGAACGAGCGCGAGATGCTGGCCCGTGCCCGCACGCTGAAGGACAGTGGCGTGCAGGTCGTCGCCCTGCTGGCCCTGTCGGACGAGGGCGCGCCGAGCTACGACCACGGCGTGGCCCGCGCCTTCGCCGGTATGGGCATTCCCGCCTTTGCGTGCACCCCGGATCACTTCCCCGGTCTGATGGCCGCCGCCATCCGCGGCGACGACGTGAGCACGTGGGCGGGCGAGCAGGGCCTGGTCGTGCGCGGTGGGGCGGCGGGATGA